In a single window of the Sulfurimonas sp. hsl 1-7 genome:
- a CDS encoding ABC transporter ATP-binding protein, producing the protein MSIEKKIFKNIAEIVTQDKKNIFYLLYYSAIEAILVLSIPLASVFIINSVLAHSSISVFILGLIVIVIFILTTMLQIMKEYIIEKFQQKIFVSSGIKISTMATALQKAALETKHSMDKLMNYFFDITSIQKVFPVLLLDGTGLIIKVIVSLLLLLAFNPYLFSAGFFLFFLFFVLIILLGRNGINYAIARSDAKHSSIYYLQHIPYKEGTPKEVLEEFDGYLSDFVDSRINMFRVIIRQLTLTFIMEGIVFSSFLILGGYLVINGHLPLGEFVAAEIIVVSITNALKGFVKQIDYIYDIVEGLYKVDKLSLSLSEQQNG; encoded by the coding sequence ATGAGTATAGAAAAAAAAATTTTCAAAAATATTGCCGAAATAGTTACCCAAGATAAAAAAAATATATTTTATCTTTTATACTATTCTGCTATTGAAGCAATTTTGGTTTTATCAATTCCCCTTGCATCCGTGTTTATCATCAACAGCGTGTTAGCACATAGTTCTATTTCCGTATTTATACTAGGTTTGATCGTAATTGTAATTTTTATACTTACAACGATGTTACAAATCATGAAAGAGTACATCATTGAAAAGTTTCAACAAAAAATCTTTGTCAGCAGCGGTATAAAGATATCTACAATGGCTACTGCTTTGCAAAAAGCGGCGCTGGAGACAAAGCACTCTATGGATAAACTGATGAACTACTTTTTTGACATCACTTCAATCCAAAAGGTTTTCCCGGTTTTACTCCTTGACGGAACAGGTCTTATTATTAAAGTAATAGTAAGTTTACTGCTACTTCTTGCTTTTAATCCCTACCTTTTTAGTGCAGGATTTTTTTTATTTTTTCTATTTTTTGTGCTGATTATTCTGCTTGGACGTAACGGGATTAACTATGCTATTGCCCGTTCAGATGCAAAACACTCTTCGATCTACTATCTTCAGCATATTCCATACAAAGAGGGAACTCCAAAAGAGGTTCTAGAAGAGTTTGACGGCTATCTTAGTGATTTTGTAGATTCAAGAATCAATATGTTTAGAGTGATTATCAGACAACTTACACTCACATTTATTATGGAGGGAATCGTATTTAGCAGTTTCCTGATTCTAGGTGGTTATCTGGTAATCAACGGTCATTTACCCCTTGGTGAATTTGTAGCGGCTGAAATTATTGTAGTCTCTATTACAAATGCCCTCAAAGGATTTGTAAAACAGATAGACTATATTTACGACATCGTTGAAGGTCTCTACAAAGTAGACAAACTATCTTTATCGTTAAGTGAGCAGCAAAATGGATAA
- a CDS encoding CZB domain-containing protein, with the protein MVHLKENATVIEQETTDVTYAIFTILSKLDHLLFKANGYKTVFRQEVHTDFASEKECRLGKWYDNGIGFEKFSKCPSYAQMAEPHKEVHDSIKKAVECVEKGTCTQESQNVMTYFNQAEEASKKVIELLTKLLKEEKSIRHTL; encoded by the coding sequence ATGGTGCACCTAAAAGAGAATGCAACGGTGATAGAACAAGAAACAACTGATGTTACATATGCCATCTTTACAATCCTTAGTAAACTCGATCATCTTCTGTTTAAAGCAAACGGTTATAAAACGGTATTTAGACAAGAGGTTCATACAGATTTTGCAAGTGAAAAAGAGTGTAGACTTGGAAAATGGTATGACAACGGTATCGGATTTGAAAAATTCAGTAAGTGCCCGAGTTATGCACAAATGGCAGAGCCGCATAAAGAGGTACACGATAGTATTAAAAAAGCTGTTGAGTGTGTAGAAAAAGGAACTTGTACGCAAGAATCGCAAAATGTAATGACATATTTTAATCAAGCTGAAGAGGCAAGTAAAAAGGTTATAGAACTCTTAACAAAGCTTCTAAAAGAGGAAAAAAGTATAAGACATACCCTTTAA
- a CDS encoding substrate-binding domain-containing protein → MHIIRYLIILVIISALNGNEPQKVSQNKKIAYLVSDLKIPFWDIMRKGIVYKTNTLGYELQIYDAQNSLEKELKNTVKAIKSKVDGIIVSPLNSSSCVTILKLAKRANIPVVISDIGTDKGEYVSYVASNNQQGAYAIAKVLVKQMKALGWENGTVGIIAIPQKRSNGKARTAGFLKGLYENNIRSSSLKQQVDFSYKETYDYTMQMIKADPNLRAIWLQGSDKYTGALDAIKDARKSGEILLVTFDAEPVFLELIPKGVVIGAAMQQPFLMGEKAMSLLDKHLKGKVVKKSIELPVLAISKENIGAKLDVIKRNVLGLDSDDR, encoded by the coding sequence ATGCATATTATTCGATATTTAATTATTCTTGTGATAATCAGTGCATTAAATGGTAATGAGCCTCAAAAAGTATCTCAAAATAAAAAGATAGCTTATTTAGTATCTGATTTAAAAATCCCTTTTTGGGATATTATGAGAAAAGGGATTGTATACAAAACAAATACACTCGGTTATGAACTTCAAATATATGATGCTCAAAACAGTTTAGAAAAAGAGTTGAAAAATACCGTAAAAGCAATTAAAAGCAAAGTAGACGGTATTATTGTTTCACCTCTAAACTCCTCCTCCTGCGTCACAATTTTAAAACTGGCAAAGCGTGCAAATATTCCGGTAGTTATCTCTGATATTGGAACCGACAAGGGGGAGTATGTCTCCTATGTCGCATCGAACAATCAGCAGGGTGCTTATGCTATAGCAAAAGTTTTAGTTAAACAGATGAAAGCATTGGGCTGGGAAAATGGAACTGTCGGCATTATAGCGATTCCTCAAAAACGTTCAAACGGAAAAGCCAGAACAGCAGGCTTTTTAAAAGGACTTTACGAAAACAACATCAGAAGCAGCAGTCTAAAACAGCAAGTAGATTTTTCTTACAAAGAGACTTACGATTACACTATGCAAATGATAAAAGCAGATCCAAACTTAAGAGCTATATGGCTCCAAGGATCAGATAAGTACACGGGAGCACTCGATGCTATCAAAGATGCGAGAAAAAGTGGTGAAATTTTACTCGTTACATTCGATGCCGAGCCTGTCTTTTTAGAGTTGATACCAAAAGGTGTAGTGATAGGTGCAGCTATGCAACAGCCATTTTTAATGGGTGAGAAAGCGATGTCTTTGTTAGATAAACACCTCAAAGGCAAGGTTGTTAAAAAGAGCATAGAATTACCGGTACTTGCAATTTCTAAAGAAAATATAGGTGCAAAGTTAGATGTAATAAAGAGAAATGTTTTAGGATTAGATTCAGATGATAGATAG
- a CDS encoding sensor domain-containing diguanylate cyclase: MIDRLRFNSLHVHLSIIIVVTVSIFFGFYSLYLYSQTKEEVDHQMKSELTRNIESVSGSIARYMDAYSPNEYQKIVIDLVKKQNIAAIIIDDYKMKKILGEKDYKVGYIKEKNVTAEIDFNDRKQLSLLNHPYYKETIELKNINGQKLGEITFFLSNEVIKKEIEKIIEQNLFLAILTSLFMIFILFISIKYFILNHLTRIVDVISYYDQDGIPIGEIESEGSFEIRYIIDRINTMIKLIKKSREELQTNYELLQTEKDRFQLTIKATNDGIWDWNLKTDEVFFSKRWKSMLGYSEDEITNDVNEWEKRVHPDDLEKALSDLDAHLNGKTPVYENEHRVQHKDGHWLWILDRGKALFDEEGKPYRMLGFHTDMTQRHKFIESLKVEQERYKSLLELSSDGIHLIDHDGKLYEYSESFLKMLGYTREEAKNLNVSDWDAKIPKEEIKAFIQKLIKEPQSFETIHKRKDGSTFIVSINAKGIEIGGEQYIYASARDVTKEKQHQLEIRRKLQRFVDTQSSIVILTNGKDLKFANNTFLDFFGCKNIEEFLETYRCICDKFIEQEKFFHLGKVQEGEKDWIDSLLHLSGRQRVVAMKNSEGVIHAFNVAINKYEGDEYIVNFTDISDTMSEKFELAQQASVDTLTNAYNRMYFNQNIEYIVNHHTKNNMNTGIIMFDIDKFKDVNDTYGHDVGDYVLKTLVQIVQRYTRTNDKVIRWGGEEFIIVCATSGEDTLEKIAEYLRSTIENYKFDYVEKVTCSFGCAVHELDRDILKTIKEADQKLYQAKEQGRNRVVC; the protein is encoded by the coding sequence ATGATAGATAGGTTAAGATTTAATTCATTACATGTACACCTGAGTATCATTATTGTTGTAACTGTTTCGATCTTCTTTGGTTTTTACTCTTTATACCTTTATTCGCAAACAAAAGAAGAGGTTGATCACCAGATGAAGAGTGAGCTTACCAGAAACATTGAGTCCGTTTCTGGAAGTATTGCAAGGTATATGGATGCATATTCTCCAAATGAGTATCAAAAAATTGTTATTGATTTAGTCAAAAAGCAAAATATTGCAGCAATAATTATTGATGATTATAAGATGAAAAAGATTCTAGGGGAAAAAGATTACAAAGTGGGGTATATTAAAGAGAAAAATGTAACTGCTGAGATAGATTTTAACGATCGTAAGCAATTATCCTTACTTAATCATCCATATTATAAAGAGACTATTGAACTTAAAAATATAAATGGTCAAAAGCTGGGAGAGATCACTTTTTTCTTATCGAATGAGGTGATAAAAAAAGAGATTGAAAAGATTATTGAACAAAATCTTTTTTTAGCTATTTTAACTTCCCTATTTATGATCTTTATACTTTTTATCTCTATCAAGTATTTTATTTTAAATCATTTAACACGTATAGTTGATGTTATTAGTTACTATGACCAAGATGGTATCCCTATCGGTGAAATAGAGAGTGAAGGCTCTTTTGAGATCCGTTATATTATTGACAGAATCAATACAATGATTAAATTGATCAAGAAATCGCGAGAAGAACTTCAAACAAACTATGAACTTTTACAAACTGAAAAAGATAGATTTCAGCTCACTATTAAAGCTACAAATGACGGTATCTGGGATTGGAATCTTAAAACTGATGAAGTGTTTTTTTCAAAACGCTGGAAAAGTATGTTAGGTTACTCTGAAGATGAGATTACCAACGATGTAAACGAGTGGGAGAAAAGAGTCCACCCTGATGATCTGGAAAAAGCACTCTCTGACCTTGATGCACATCTTAACGGCAAGACACCTGTATATGAAAATGAGCACAGAGTACAGCATAAAGATGGACACTGGTTATGGATTCTAGATAGAGGGAAAGCTTTATTTGATGAAGAGGGTAAGCCATATAGAATGTTGGGGTTTCATACCGATATGACACAACGCCATAAGTTTATAGAGTCTTTAAAGGTGGAGCAAGAAAGATATAAAAGCTTACTTGAGTTATCGAGTGACGGGATCCATTTAATCGATCATGACGGTAAGCTGTATGAGTATAGTGAGTCATTTTTGAAAATGTTGGGATATACAAGAGAGGAAGCAAAAAATTTAAATGTGAGTGACTGGGATGCTAAAATCCCTAAAGAAGAGATCAAAGCATTTATTCAAAAACTAATAAAAGAACCTCAATCTTTTGAAACGATACATAAACGTAAAGATGGTTCAACATTTATTGTCAGTATCAATGCTAAAGGGATAGAAATAGGTGGGGAACAATATATCTATGCATCTGCAAGAGATGTCACAAAAGAGAAACAGCATCAACTGGAGATAAGAAGAAAATTACAAAGGTTCGTAGATACTCAAAGTTCTATTGTAATTTTAACAAACGGTAAAGATTTGAAATTTGCCAACAATACTTTCTTAGACTTTTTCGGTTGTAAAAATATTGAAGAGTTCTTAGAAACATATAGATGTATCTGCGATAAATTTATAGAACAAGAGAAGTTTTTTCATTTAGGAAAAGTACAAGAAGGTGAGAAGGATTGGATAGATAGCTTATTGCATCTTAGCGGCAGACAAAGAGTTGTTGCCATGAAAAACAGTGAAGGTGTAATACATGCATTTAATGTTGCAATTAATAAGTATGAAGGTGATGAGTATATTGTAAACTTTACAGATATTAGTGACACTATGAGTGAAAAATTTGAATTAGCACAACAAGCATCTGTAGATACACTGACAAATGCGTACAATAGAATGTATTTTAATCAAAATATAGAGTATATAGTAAACCATCATACAAAAAATAATATGAATACCGGCATTATCATGTTCGATATCGATAAGTTTAAAGATGTTAACGATACATATGGGCATGACGTAGGTGATTATGTATTAAAAACATTAGTACAGATAGTACAAAGATATACAAGGACAAACGATAAAGTGATCCGTTGGGGTGGTGAAGAGTTTATTATTGTATGTGCTACAAGCGGAGAAGATACGTTAGAGAAGATAGCCGAGTATCTCCGCAGTACAATTGAAAACTATAAGTTTGACTATGTTGAGAAAGTTACGTGTAGTTTTGGTTGTGCCGTTCATGAACTTGACAGAGATATATTAAAAACTATCAAAGAAGCGGACCAAAAACTTTATCAGGCAAAAGAGCAGGGTAGAAACAGGGTTGTATGTTAA
- a CDS encoding class II SORL domain-containing protein: MPTINKYVDIDTVEREAKKDLIDRHSPFITVEGEAKKGEMLAVNVKMGQEYTHPDDFDHFIESITLFNGETKLASASFVPGTLGNEKSHAEVTFNIRPMGKKLNLVAHGYCTKHGIWESTPVVVEVAE, from the coding sequence ATGCCAACAATTAACAAATATGTTGATATTGATACAGTAGAAAGAGAAGCGAAAAAAGACCTTATTGATCGTCACTCTCCATTCATCACAGTAGAAGGTGAAGCTAAAAAAGGTGAAATGCTTGCAGTAAATGTAAAAATGGGTCAAGAATATACTCACCCTGATGATTTCGATCACTTCATCGAATCTATCACTCTTTTCAACGGTGAAACTAAATTAGCTTCTGCTTCTTTCGTACCAGGTACATTAGGAAATGAAAAATCTCACGCTGAAGTAACTTTCAACATCCGTCCAATGGGTAAAAAACTAAACCTAGTTGCTCACGGTTACTGTACTAAACACGGTATCTGGGAATCAACTCCAGTTGTTGTTGAAGTAGCTGAATAA
- a CDS encoding OB-fold nucleic acid binding domain-containing protein, whose protein sequence is MKKIALALLLGVSLYAATPHTAKVLESMNSGGYTYMKVDDGKNTYWIAMTQRDVKKGSKISFTEQGWMKNFHSKTLNRTFDNILFAGDTSTSGHTQETIQFKPDILTSQYKMKNTLTVAEMFKNREKYVAKKVTVRGKVTKVSSGIMGKNWVHIQDGSRFKNMDDLVFTTTQNTPKPGDIVYASGKLEKDKDFGYGYFYPVIIEESNFKK, encoded by the coding sequence ATGAAAAAGATTGCACTTGCCCTGCTGCTTGGGGTTTCACTTTATGCTGCAACTCCACACACAGCAAAAGTACTAGAGAGTATGAATAGCGGCGGCTATACATACATGAAAGTTGATGACGGAAAAAACACTTACTGGATCGCAATGACACAAAGAGACGTCAAAAAAGGCTCTAAGATCTCTTTTACTGAACAAGGGTGGATGAAAAACTTTCACTCAAAAACACTCAACCGTACTTTTGACAACATCTTGTTTGCAGGGGATACTTCGACTTCCGGACATACACAAGAAACAATCCAATTTAAACCCGATATTTTGACATCACAATACAAAATGAAAAACACGCTTACAGTAGCTGAAATGTTTAAAAACCGTGAGAAATATGTAGCTAAGAAGGTAACCGTAAGGGGAAAAGTCACTAAAGTTTCTTCGGGAATTATGGGAAAAAACTGGGTACATATCCAAGATGGCAGCAGATTTAAAAATATGGATGACCTTGTCTTTACAACAACACAAAATACACCTAAACCCGGAGATATTGTGTATGCATCGGGAAAATTGGAAAAAGATAAAGATTTTGGATACGGTTACTTTTATCCTGTTATAATAGAGGAAAGTAACTTTAAAAAATAA
- a CDS encoding MBL fold metallo-hydrolase, translating to MENETILYDDGVHKCIMFSFDDEEQEESYLAVNQFLIIQNNSGILIDPGSQSAFNEMYDAVERHLGVDKLKYVFYSHQDPDVAGSIAEWSVSSTAKIIISGLWSRFMSHYGLMDLERIMPLPDPGAKISFGENYLQFIPAHFLHSPGNFTVYDSRSKILFSGDIGAAVMPVHDIYKEVNDFESHLTLLEAFHKRYMAGNHFTKKWVHNVRKYDVDMIAPQHGAVFKGEDVNKFLTWFEELQCGGDIM from the coding sequence ATGGAAAATGAAACAATACTTTACGATGACGGTGTGCATAAGTGCATTATGTTTAGTTTTGATGACGAAGAACAAGAAGAAAGTTATCTTGCAGTTAACCAGTTTTTGATCATTCAAAACAACAGCGGTATTTTAATCGATCCGGGAAGTCAGTCAGCTTTTAATGAGATGTATGATGCAGTAGAACGCCATTTAGGTGTAGATAAACTAAAATATGTTTTTTATTCTCACCAAGATCCGGATGTTGCAGGTTCCATTGCAGAATGGAGTGTATCATCTACGGCAAAAATAATTATTTCAGGTCTTTGGAGTAGATTTATGAGTCATTACGGACTTATGGACTTAGAGCGTATTATGCCTTTACCTGATCCTGGCGCAAAAATTAGTTTTGGTGAAAACTATTTGCAATTTATACCGGCACACTTTCTCCATTCACCGGGGAACTTCACAGTATACGACAGTCGTTCAAAAATTCTCTTTAGCGGAGATATAGGTGCGGCCGTAATGCCGGTACACGATATTTACAAAGAGGTTAATGACTTTGAAAGTCACCTAACACTTCTTGAAGCATTTCATAAACGCTATATGGCAGGAAACCACTTCACAAAAAAATGGGTCCACAATGTACGAAAATATGACGTAGATATGATCGCTCCCCAACACGGTGCAGTTTTTAAAGGGGAAGATGTAAATAAGTTTCTAACATGGTTTGAAGAGTTACAATGTGGTGGAGATATAATGTAA
- a CDS encoding response regulator transcription factor, translated as MSLNIDKHKLLELKELTKNVKLLYVEDNQRLREKATHFFEQFFDEIYTAGNGKEGLETFRTIHPSIVVTDIEMPYMDGFEMASSIHKLAPHTKVIVTAPNENSETLHKALDIGVYRFLKKPLATDKLLQALLDALNEVKLLTEQKLFDFYVETIFNSQHNLLMLYKEDQPIIVNETFLNFFQVDDIESFNIEHHSIGDTFLEHKNFLYNTQERSWYEEALENLNKLYHVKLINHEHEFHHFVFRMTKIEGQDNYYLVSLDDITDLNLLKLFDEKQSQLDEEETNQSTFINLLQSIQRNHTEIKLFNLYKGLTVTNKGIIVQADENRVALQTTYLQQRCAHHEGKLILSHSLFPADILCQSIKSVNYEEQSISVASFKFLTASPTQRKSIRLTPEDDHKVSLFYEGHKFGDNVKILNISVDAARLALLSLPAGFKSEEKVIVDMVFTSGGRQPLIINCEGKILYITEEKHEFHVVVKLEPKPTTQKNLINYLSKRQMALIREFKGLQYGK; from the coding sequence ATGAGTTTGAATATAGATAAACATAAGTTATTGGAACTTAAAGAACTGACAAAAAACGTAAAGTTGTTATACGTAGAGGATAACCAACGTTTACGTGAGAAAGCAACCCATTTTTTTGAACAATTCTTCGATGAAATTTATACTGCCGGTAATGGCAAAGAAGGATTAGAAACTTTTCGTACTATTCATCCGTCTATTGTAGTGACAGATATTGAAATGCCCTATATGGACGGTTTTGAGATGGCAAGCAGTATTCATAAGCTAGCACCCCATACAAAGGTTATTGTAACAGCTCCTAATGAAAATTCTGAAACTTTACACAAAGCTTTGGATATTGGTGTTTATCGTTTTTTAAAAAAACCGCTTGCTACTGATAAACTCCTTCAAGCACTTTTGGATGCCCTGAATGAGGTCAAACTTCTAACAGAGCAAAAGCTCTTTGACTTTTATGTAGAGACTATTTTTAACTCTCAACATAATCTCCTTATGCTTTATAAAGAAGACCAGCCTATCATTGTTAATGAAACGTTTTTAAATTTTTTCCAAGTTGATGATATAGAAAGTTTTAACATAGAGCACCATTCTATTGGAGATACTTTTCTTGAACATAAAAACTTTCTTTACAATACGCAAGAGCGTAGCTGGTACGAAGAAGCTCTTGAAAATCTAAATAAGCTTTATCATGTTAAGTTGATCAATCATGAACATGAATTTCACCATTTTGTTTTTAGAATGACGAAAATTGAAGGTCAGGACAATTACTACCTTGTCTCTTTAGATGATATTACCGATCTCAATCTGTTAAAACTTTTTGATGAAAAGCAGTCCCAGCTTGACGAAGAGGAAACAAACCAATCAACATTCATCAATCTATTGCAATCTATACAAAGAAACCATACAGAGATAAAATTGTTTAATTTGTATAAGGGTCTGACCGTAACAAATAAGGGGATTATTGTACAGGCTGATGAGAACAGAGTTGCTCTTCAAACTACATACCTGCAACAAAGATGTGCCCATCATGAAGGTAAGTTAATACTTTCACACTCTCTATTCCCTGCAGATATTCTCTGTCAGTCAATAAAAAGTGTCAATTATGAAGAACAAAGTATAAGTGTCGCTAGTTTCAAATTTTTAACAGCATCCCCTACACAACGTAAATCGATCCGTCTTACTCCGGAAGATGATCATAAAGTTTCACTTTTTTATGAAGGACATAAGTTTGGCGACAACGTCAAAATACTCAATATCTCTGTAGATGCTGCACGTCTTGCTCTTCTTTCACTCCCTGCAGGTTTTAAATCGGAAGAGAAAGTGATTGTTGATATGGTTTTTACTTCCGGAGGACGACAACCGTTGATCATAAACTGTGAAGGTAAGATACTGTACATTACAGAGGAGAAGCATGAATTTCACGTCGTGGTTAAACTTGAGCCAAAGCCTACTACACAAAAAAATTTGATTAACTATTTATCAAAACGTCAAATGGCGTTAATCAGAGAATTTAAAGGATTACAATATGGAAAATGA
- a CDS encoding HD domain-containing phosphohydrolase: MKYTQKKILVVDDESTNLHFLNVILGNDYDVYLSDNASKAIESAQSIHPDLILLDIRMPDKNGFEVAEYLNKELELEIPIIFVSGSNEVESVKKALSLGAYDYIVKPFASSIIQAKVKSTLQKTSHLELKKVYKEGVKLMDSFFAQGISGITKEELLHWAEELVSTIEQSNISIGKLISLFQDTYTVASHNVNVCVLSVLLGRQLRMQHSQLIEIAMAAVLHDIGKLNIAKEILDKPSDLQQNEIDEMQSHPLKSVELVKELGIKKREILQAIESHHEKLDGTGYPNYLIGQQISIYAQILCVCDIFDALTTKRTFRENYSSFDALMIMKKKMSSEINENYVNKLITLLR; encoded by the coding sequence ATGAAATATACACAAAAAAAGATCCTTGTTGTCGATGATGAAAGTACTAACTTACACTTTTTAAATGTAATCCTGGGAAATGACTATGATGTTTACCTTTCAGATAATGCTTCTAAAGCAATTGAATCTGCACAATCAATACACCCCGATTTGATATTACTCGATATTCGGATGCCTGATAAAAACGGCTTTGAAGTTGCCGAATATTTAAATAAGGAACTTGAACTTGAAATTCCAATTATTTTTGTCTCCGGATCCAATGAAGTAGAATCGGTAAAAAAAGCGTTATCACTAGGTGCGTATGACTATATTGTCAAACCTTTTGCTTCATCTATCATACAAGCAAAGGTAAAAAGCACTCTTCAAAAAACATCTCACCTTGAACTAAAAAAAGTTTATAAAGAAGGTGTAAAACTGATGGATTCTTTTTTTGCACAGGGGATTTCAGGTATTACAAAAGAGGAGTTGCTTCATTGGGCTGAAGAACTTGTTTCAACCATAGAGCAATCAAACATCTCTATAGGGAAACTTATCAGTCTGTTTCAAGACACCTATACGGTTGCATCACATAATGTAAATGTTTGCGTACTTTCAGTTCTCTTAGGACGTCAGCTGAGAATGCAACATTCACAGTTAATAGAGATCGCAATGGCTGCTGTTTTACACGATATCGGTAAACTAAATATTGCCAAAGAGATTTTAGATAAACCGTCTGATTTACAGCAAAATGAGATCGATGAGATGCAATCCCATCCGCTTAAAAGTGTAGAGCTTGTTAAGGAGTTAGGGATTAAAAAGAGAGAGATTTTACAAGCTATTGAATCTCATCATGAAAAATTAGACGGTACCGGGTACCCAAATTATCTCATTGGACAACAGATCTCTATCTATGCACAGATTTTATGTGTATGTGACATTTTTGATGCATTAACAACGAAAAGAACTTTTAGAGAAAACTATTCAAGCTTTGATGCATTAATGATAATGAAAAAAAAGATGTCCAGCGAAATAAATGAAAACTATGTAAATAAACTAATTACGTTATTACGATAA